A window from Theobroma cacao cultivar B97-61/B2 chromosome 3, Criollo_cocoa_genome_V2, whole genome shotgun sequence encodes these proteins:
- the LOC18605520 gene encoding E3 ubiquitin-protein ligase XBAT33: MGNSFGCSASGERLVSAARDGDLVEAKMLLDCNPCLAKYSTFGGLNSPLHFAAAKGHNEIVALLLENGADVNSRNYCGQTALMQACRYGHWEVVQTLLLFRCNVTRADYLSGRTALHFAAVNGHVRCIRLVVADFVPSAPFEVINIQIEGERGDGSGVRNKNDQSALSKFVNKAADGGITALHMAALNGYFDCVQLLLDLHANVSTVTFHYGTSMDLIGAGSTPLHYAACGGNLKCCQILLARGASRVTLNCNGWLPLDVARMWGRHWLEPLLAPNSDTTIPRFPSSNYLSLPLLSVLNIARECGLQSSTTSSDDADTCAVCLERACSVAAEGCGHELCVRCALYLCSTSHIPSNMVAPPGSIPCPLCRHGILSFTKLPSSPAKEIKLHLSLGLCTPCMLHPRDADCLSPASEIRKNRVASVSSDLFCPVTCSPFPSVAIPLCTCNDGPCPSFEPRETETQDESPRRSQATSVDQDKIEGPRLERTTCSSMFWGRRSCSREHQCNSEINA; this comes from the exons TTTGGGTGCTCAGCTTCAGGGGAGAGATTAGTGTCTGCTGCGAGAGATGGGGATTTGGTGGAAGCCAAGATGCTTTTGGATTGCAATCCTTGTCTTGCTAAATATTCCACTTTTGGTGGCCTTAATTCTCCTCTTCATTTCGCTGCTGCTAAAGGCCACAATGag ATTGTCGCTTTATTGCTTGAGAATGGAGCTGATGTTAATTCCAGGAATTACTGTGGCCAG ACGGCATTGATGCAAGCGTGTAGATATGGGCACTGGGAAGTTGTACAGACCCTTCTGCTTTTCAGATGCAAT GTTACAAGAGCAGATTATCTAAGTGGGAGAACTGCTCTACATTTTGCTGCGGTAAATGGACACGTAAGATGCATAAGACTAGTTGTAGCTGATTTTGTTCCTAGTGCTCCTTTTGAAGTTATAAACATCCAAATAGAAGGTGAAAGAGGGGATGGTTCCGGTGTGAGGAACAAAAATGATCAGAG TGCACTGTCAAAGTTTGTAAATAAGGCAGCTGATGGTGGGATTACTGCTCTTCATATGGCTGCATTAAATGGGTATTTTGATTGTGTACAGCTTTTGTTAGACCTTCACGCCAATGTCTCCACCGTCACATTTCATTATGGAACATCAATGGATTTGATAG GAGCTGGAAGCACTCCTTTGCATTATGCTGCTTGTGGGGGAAATTTGAAGTGCTGCCAG ATCCTTCTTGCAAGAGGGGCCAGTCGAGTGACTTTGAATTGCAATGG GTGGCTGCCACTTGATGTTGCTAGGATGTGGGGTCGTCATTGGCTTGAGCCCTTGCTGGCACCTAATTCTGACACAACCATACCTAGATTTCCTTCTTCCAACTACTTGTCCTTGCCTCTTTTGAGTGTACTTAACATAGCAAG AGAATGTGGGTTGCAGTCCTCAACAACCTCCTCAGATGATGCTGACACTTGTGCAGTCTGCCTTGAAAGAGCGTGTAGTGTTGCTGCTGAAG GATGTGGGCATGAGCTATGCGTAAGGTGTGCACTCTATCTTTGCTCAACAAGCCACATTCCTTCCAATATGGTGGCACCACCTGGGTCTATTCCATGCCCGCTCTGTAGACATGGCATTCTCTCCTTTACCAAATTGCCCAGTTCCCCAGcaaaagaaattaagctaCATCTGTCCCTTGGCCTCTGCACCCCATGCATGCTTCATCCTCGTGATGCGGATTGCCTATCACCAGCTTCAGAGATCCGAAAGAATCGTGTTGCATCAGTTTCTTCAGATCTTTTCTGTCCGGTAACCTGTAGTCCATTCCCTTCTGTTGCCATTCCTTTGTGCACCTGCAATGATGGTCCTTGCCCATCTTTTGAACCTCGGGAGACGGAAACACAAGATGAATCTCCAAGACGCTCACAAGCTACATCAGTTGACCAGGATAAAATTGAAGGGCCACGACTGGAGAGAACAACCTGTTCAAGCATGTTTTGGGGCAGAAGGAGCTGCAGTAGAGAGCATCAATGCAATTCAGAAATAAACGCTTGA
- the LOC18605521 gene encoding CEN-like protein 1, producing MSRVPEPLTVGRVIGEVVDNFTPSVKMTVTYNSNKQVANGHELMPAVIVARPRVEIGGEDMRAAYTLILTDPDAPSPSDPYLREHLHWMVTDIPGTTDASFGREVVSYETPKPTVGIHRYVFILFKQRGRQTVRPPTSRDYFNTRTFSQENGLGLPVAAVYFNAQRETAARRR from the exons ATGTCAAGAGTCCCCGAGCCACTTACTGTTGGGAGAGTTATAGGAGAGGTGGTGGACAATTTCACCCCAAGTGTCAAAATGACAGTAACTTACAACTCCAACAAACAAGTTGCCAACGGCCACGAGCTCATGCCTGCTGTCATTGTTGCTAGACCTCGGGTTGAGATTGGCGGTGAGGACATGAGAGCTGCTTACACATTA ATCCTGACAGATCCTGATGCTCCAAGCCCTAGTGATCCGTACTTGAGGGAACATTTGCACTG GATGGTTACCGACATTCCCGGTACTACTGATGCTTCTTTTG GGAGGGAAGTTGTTAGCTACGAGACTCCAAAGCCAACAGTGGGCATCCACAGGTACGTGTTCATACTGTTCAAACAGAGAGGAAGGCAAACAGTGAGGCCACCAACTTCGAGGGATTACTTCAATACCAGGACGTTTTCACAAGAGAACGGTTTGGGACTCCCAGTGGCTGCCGTGTACTTCAATGCCCAGAGAGAAACTGCTGCAAGAAGAAGATAA